TTGTAGTTAATAAAGCTTAAgctaatagttatttcactgttaactaaacaataaaatgcttcatGAGCAGTTTATAATGCAGTTGTttgttgtaaagttgcaactgatgtttataaacccgGGCTGTTAGTGATTAATAATTAGCCACTAGGTCGCAGTTAAGAATTTAAAGGATAAAAATGTATTGACCGACAGTCAGAACGGGCACAAATACGTCAAAAAGTATgttgttacaaattacaaatacttgctCATGAAGTATATCAAAATAAAGtagaaaatactgtatttaattaaaatttaaatacattttaatttttaaaagatacaaaaagtATTGATATtaaagtgatgtcacagtttaggCTAATACATGGTTGGTTTTTCTGACAGTGGGATCATATAGAATAAGGTCTTGCAAAGGTTGAGGCCTCTCATCTCTGTCACAGagattttaaatattatattaccGTTCTAGATCTCAAGATCTCAACACTTTCTGTTCTGGTGCCTacacttttctttctcctttgaCCTCTTCCTCCTGATCTCTCCGTCCACAGGAGGTCTGCCCCTGGCAGCCTTTAACCTGGGTAAGGTCCGCCCCTATCAGAGGGGCTTTTTCTGTAACGACGAAAGCATCAAGTACCCTTTCCACCACAGCACAGTCACCTCCACAGTGCTCTACACTGTGGGCTTCAGCCTGCCCATTAGCTGCGTAAGTAGGTGTCACCTGAGGCCTGACGTGTCTCGTGGCAGGTATGTTGACTTGTCAACCGCAGGTGTAGCAGATCGTTGTAATGCATTCCAAGGTGTGCCAGGACCTCGGCTCTAGTATGCTGTACGGTAGTAAACTGGCACACCTACATGGAAAGCGGccattattattgttgtcagATACTCCTGTGCTATTCCTGCGATGGCGAGGCAACATGTCTGCCGTGAGAAAGGTCTGTTGGGACTGGTAGAGCCGGCACATTCAGAGCCGAGTTAGCTTCCTGTTTGATAACACTTTGAATTGTTCAGTAGCTGCTACAGTAGCACATCTACATGTTATTGAAAACAAACAGGCACAGCATGTTTGATTTAGTTCTCCTATTGTTTCCCATCTCAGTGTGAGGTTTCCGCTCACAAACATCACCTCTCCTAACCCTGTCAAGAACTGAAGGTGAAGGAAGATGTCCACTTAAAAACTGATGCAAAGTCAATTCAGCTCAAATCgagaaaatgtaaaatcctgTTGCGtcctctcactcacacacaaacacagatttatTTTGTCAACATCTGAGTTACTACAGCAGGTTTTATAAAGCTTTCtacttaaaattattagtctactgGGTAAATTTGAGATCATCCGTTTCCTCAATTTTTACAAGTAAAGGCACTTTagcagattttacagtgtaggtcaatatttagtttcttttatttttatgattttatttatacgctttccacaacaacaaaacaaagacccGCAATCTTAACTAAAAAGTGAAGCAAAACCAAAACTAAAATTCTCAAACCAAGTTTTATTAGTATAAAGGTTACTTTTTTATGTACTCAGTGCCTGTAATCCATCGCCCTATATGATTTCAAAtcaagttaaaggtgcaatatgtaagaatataagtagaaaacatttaaactgcaACTAAAATTGTcaactgaatgtgaagaaataacagttttgacagttctgcagagatatccactgaagttagcatgctaaccagctagcctggcCCATCCcgatccaaagctcctgtgctagcggtgtaaacaccaacatttcCCTGCTGATCCAAGCTACTGCTCTGGACTGCAGAGGTGTACGGCTacctgagctaacaagctaacgccagctgcagttagcagcagttagcagttgctCCAGTGTAGCCTATGAATTCGacagatggccaattcttacatattgcaaattttgatttgttaaaataataatacatttctttttttcgaCTGTAGTAGTACAGGAGAGTATGTGGATATCCAGTTTTTGTATCACTTTCTTTAATACAAGTCTTTAATCAAATTGGAAAGAGGAAACTAACATCCTCATTTTTTCAATGAACAGTCAAACCCCTAAATATTTTGGATATGCAAAAGGGAATTAGTGGTGTTCTAGTTGGGTTTAATGAGATAATATGAAGTAAggctttttcctcttttcttttttaatttcaattaatcatttagttttTATAGTTGATCTATTGGCTTGACTTCctattgctgtttttaattaGCGCAGCAGACATGCAGGCTGCGTGCTGCGTCCCTCCGCTCCCTAAAATAGCTGGAATGCTCTTCTGGAACAGAGCGATTGTTTTTGGAGATGGACAGAGGCAAGAAaagtgctgctggtgtgtgtgtgtgtctgcctgcctgccttcgCTTACTGCTTTGTGGTGTGGGAGATTTATGTCTTCCATCTTTGTCTGTAGTCTTTCATGTATGATGAGTAACGGTGCCAATCTGTAGCACTTTCTTAAACGTTATTGTAGACTCACTTTTTAGCAGCCGGGAGAATATGCAGGAGTTTGGAGCTGGAGAGTCTATGTGAGAGAaacagtgtgagagtgtgtaaCATTAGAAAGTTTCAGATCACTCTTACGTCTCAGTCGCTGACAGCTTCAGCTCTCTGTGGGGTTGTTGGTGAGAATTCAATCTAGCAATACAATccctgagaagaaaaaaacacctgctGCACCTGCCACATCTTGAAAGACGAAGTAACGAGGGCTCACCTATCAGGAATGCCCAATAACCTGCTCagaaatgtcattttctttctattaaCGTCAGCATGTAACCAACACTTTAACCATTTAATATTTGCACCTTCCTGAAAGTTCACAAGGATGCCGCCATCTTCACAGAGGATGCAACGTTTGATGTGACCCTCTCACACGGCTGCTGTGTTGCATCGTGGGTAGGGGTTCGAGGCCAACTGACATGATCTTTTAAcctgtattatttttttttctctcattgcTTCTCTGCTAGCTGGACTCCCATTTGTAATACTCACTGCGCAACACAGTCCTTTCCGCCGAGGCTTTTTCTGTAACGATGATACGATCAAGTACCCCTATAAAGAAGACACCATTTCCTATCAGTTGTTAGGAGGTGTCATGATTCCTGTCACAATACTCACTGTAAGtgcatctgttgtgttttctgctaACGGTTCTGTCTCATCTTCTTTATGTAATATTCATCTTGATCCACTTCTACACTCTTGTCTGTTTTGTCTTAATCCATGGTTGGTGCTGAATACATTATCCTGTAATAATGTATTGGGGTTTTGTATTGCTTGCATACGCCATCATTAACTGTAAATTAATTTGCTAACTGCATGttgtagaaaaatgttttcaaaactTTTTCAAAACTCTGATGAATCAGAAAGGTGACCTTTATTTTGGAAGCCCTGAATaagtctgcagctgcagcaacaGTTTGCAGAAAGACAcgaaaaacacagcagatgtaaAACTCTTCACAGGCAGCACAGCGGTAGGtggaattttaaaaatgtgatggcAGGTAAAGAGCCGACAAGACTCAGGCAACTCAGcgtataaaatgaaaatacccTTTTGCAAAAAGTTGAAATACAGCAGGTTATATCTTCAAAATTGATTAAACTGCCAGTTCCTACATATAAAACATCTTTAGCTGAAGtaagttaaaggataagttcacccaaaaatgtaaattcagtcattctctactcatccccatgctgatggaaagtcaggtgagttTAAGTgtctccacaaaacatttctggagctctcctgaacaactgaagtagacggggactgtaaaatgtaaaaatggctCTGTACTGCTTGTCTGGCATAACCCAAGTCTCTGGAAGGCTCAAGATCCcaagttgatttgaaaagacattactTACACCCTTTTTACGCTGAAATCTGCACTGTAGCTGtatcgagggtgtaaataagttatttcagatcaatttgggatctctgggcttccggCGACTTGCattacgctggacgagctgtgtggagcatGTCACCTCTCTTCCCTCAGCATGGGGTTGAGTAGACAATGATTGGATTTAAATGTTTGGGtgagctgttcctttaaggtaAATCAGATATTTAATCTTAAAATACTCATCAGCAGGAGTTGTTAGTTCTCCGTTTAAAAGCTTTTCAATATACAGTAgaagtagagctgcaaccaCTTTAATGTGAGATGAGTCAAAACCCTCTGAGACACATTCACATGCACCTGAACCACAACATACGCAACAAGAGGAATTCATGAATCAGCGGTATGAACGCAAACGAAAAAttcaaatacacaaaatgttttactaTAAGATCTGATGAGAGGcttttaattaaaacttttaaatcaaacaaaattatGCGTGAATATTTTAAGTGGACATCATCCTGTGGCTGTTTCTCTATAATATTTATGggaacattttgggaaataagctTATTggacttttctttttactgagCATTAGATTAGAAGATCAGCAACGCTCTCATATCTGCCCGTTTTACACGAAGCTACAGCCtggagatggttagcttagcttagcataaagattggaaaaAAGATCACCTACCAGCTCCTGTAAAGCTcaataattaacacattaaatctcatttgtttaattcgTACAAAAACTGAAGTTGAGCTGTTTCCCCCAGTTTCccgtctttatgctaagctaagctaactggctaaagCTGGTTGTGGCTATTTAGcaaacagacatgagagtggtgttgatcttctcatctaacaaAACTAACTGTTGTTTTAATCACTGTTTCACAAACAAGAGAGCTTTGTGTGAAATTTGAGTAACAGGCAGAACTCCATTATTTTAGACCCAGTTATTGATGACGGCTCTGATGTTGTTGGATGTTGTTCAGTTGCATCTTTACTCTCTGTATATTTCTTACAAACCTCTAACTGTGTATCTTCTCCTCCTTACAGATGATCATTGGCGAGTGCCTTTTAGTTTATCTGAAGCGCATCAAATCTAAGTCCTCGTTCGGCAGCTATGTCGCCTCTGTTTACAAAGCCGTCGGTACCTTCCTCTTTGGTGCCGCCATGAGCCAGTCTCTGACCGACATAGCCAAGTATTCTATTGGCCGGCTCAGGCCGCACTTCCTGGATGTGTGCAAGCCCGATTGGAAATTCATCAACTGTTCGGCAGGAGATTATATCGAAGAGTTCACCTGCACTGGAGACCAGACGATGGCCAATGAGGGCAGGTAGGTCGCTGGAGCTCaaagttttttaagtttttttgataaaaaaatctTGTAGCACAAATCGCGTGTCTCAAATATGCGTATTTGATGCAGTTGTGTGTCATATATGCAGTGTACCAAAAGGTCTTTGAAAAAGAGACTTGTTAAGATATTACTTTGataaagtcacccatatgaatagtacttgagttaaagtcttCACGTATCTGGTatcaaatgtaattaagtatcCTTaagtatgaggaaactgatgtgttttttgagcattaaagcatgtaaacctgttctcGTAGTGACccaaaattaaattatgaacctgagaatgagcataatatgtctcctttaaattaaTCTATGTCATCTGCAATcagattttgaaaaacattagtccaataaacagaaaaatgctgaatattggaatcaataatataatatatgtatgatTTTATTTGGGCTTAAACTTAAGTATGTTGCCaggaaattacttttgatacttgagcACAATTAATTTCAGATTATTTGCACTCAGCAGTTGCATTCCTAGACGAACTGCTGAATGAACTGTGTCATGATTTCAGATGTTTGCAGTTAAAATCAGCTCCTTGTTCAAACTTGTAGCTCTCTGGATTCTGGTTTTGTTGCTCAGCGGCTTAACAAAATCTTACAGGAAAAGCCTCAAACCTCTGTGCTCTCCATTGTTTTGTAACACGGTGTACGTACAGAGAGTCCAAAAGGTCAGATGTGTTATGTAGCAACACATTAACGATTATGTATTTCGTAACGGTGATACCACTGTGATGCCATGCCTCTGAAGCTGTGAAACATTTAGTGTCTAGTAAATATCTGCACTCCGATGACACAAGGCTGTGTGTAGGTTGAGCGATCTACTGCACGAGACCAGAGCCACTGGGATTGAGTAATATCAGGAATGTGTTGCTTGTTTGGATTTGACTTATCAGCTCAGAGCAGAAGGAAGTACAGTGGGAGGAGAGGATATCCACTTCTGTTTCTGATGCAGGCAAGACCTGCAGTAATTACAGAAGCAGAAGCTGCTGATTGTATCGGTTATTTAATACGTGTTTATTAGGAAGCTTTGAGGAACTTTCTCTTCTACATTATTTAAAGATAAAGTAGGTTATTCCGTTGACAGAGTGAGTGTTGCTTCCCCGAGAGGCAGCCTTTAAATGTAAGAGGTGAGAGGAAATGTGCCCCCCCTgcccgtctgtctctgtctgggTTATCTCCTGTACATTTACCAGGGTGTGGTACAGGATACGGGGATTTGTGGCAGATATCCAGAGCTTTTTAgattaatgtgtatttatttattttcagcacCTACGCGTGTGTTGTAGGGACGGCATGGAGCTAATAAatgcagcaggagaggagaggagagaggagagagggatcattttactgtaatctGATGCCTCCTTCGCTTAATTTAACTATCCGAGCAGAAAGGAGGCCGACCGTCAgagctgtactgtatgttgtcaGCATTTAAGAGGCAAAGATGCCCAAAGCATCCAAAGTGTGTgatgaaaacaatttttttccATGAGAGgcaaatatattttacattagaAAGGATACTGTTAGTATAGAATGGGCGGAGGCCTCACAGGGTCTAAACAAACTGCAGTTTTAATGTGATGCCCAGAGGATGTATAGGTCGGCATTATTATTGCATTTACCAGTTGGGTTTTGTTACCAAAGTGTGTTTGATCAGCCTGAATTATTCAGTGTTGGTGCTAAAAGTTTTAGttgattaaaggataagttcaccaaaagattttaaattcagtcatttttggCTAACCCCTCATGCCGAAGAAAAGTCGGGTGAAGtatcgtagtccacaaaacatttctggagcttcacagtaaaacagtgtcgcagcattctcctaaacaactgaagtagatggggacttgttttaaaatgtaaaacaacagcaaaataaaatggctccatagaaGTCATcaggcataatccaagtctctggaggCCCTGAGATCCTAAATGGTTTTGAGaggatgttatttacacccttttgaaaaccaaaatcttcactgtagctgctaagcgCATTAGCATGCACACCGTCTTAAGTGGGTCAAGtcgtcaagggtgtaaataacgtcttttcatatcaatttgggatctctgggcttccagatTGCACCTGGcaagctgtacggagccattttatgtttttttaaaaacttttttcagcaGAACGCTACAACGCTGTttttgatgtgaagctccagaaatgttttgcgcactatgaaacttcactccGTGGATGACTGAATGTtaatttttggatgaacttaccctttaatcATTTCTTTTAACAGTCCTTCATAAAAACATATCATCACAAATTCCAAACATACActgatttcagctttttaatTGAAAGGATTTTCTGCTTGGCCGGGCATAGTTACCTATTCActtgctaaatgctaacaagctcacaatgacaatgctggCGTTTTGCAGATATAATATCTACGGCTGATCCTGGTggtcattattaattaattaagttctcgttaaattaagttttttttaattgatgatAAAAGGATTTTTGCCAATCAATCTAATATGATATGTTGAACATTTTCACCATATGATCAGTGACAACCTGACCTGGTAATGATGCTAGATGATGTTGAggtatttcagtctgaaccaaagtggTGAATCGATTGATATTTCCAGAGCCATGGCCCAAAAATACCCCAAACCAGTGATAAAGACTTTAATTGTCTATGTCTACAGAGGTTCACAGCAGGTTTTCGTTGCAGAGTAAAACCCCAAACCAGGTCCATATTTAAGATTAAACTCTTAATCTTATTGTAGACCACAAAACCCCTGATCCTTCAATGAGTGCACACAAAATAAGCATGTAGAGTGTAActtaacactgtgtgtgtgtgtgtgtattaatggCTGTTGCTGTGGCCGAGGTCCAGACAACACTCTAAAACACAGCACTGTTAttataaacaggaagtcactaaGGCAGCTGGGAAGGACTGGAGGGCCTGTTTCTTTTTAGCTGCTGCTGTCCACAACATCCCTCAACATCACACAGAGGATTCACTTCTCCTCATTCAACAAACAAACTTCACTCCACCATAAACCAGAAATAAGGCTGTCCCATGTGATGTTGACGTGTCTGACCAATGTCAGGATCTGTTAAACAACAAGATGACCCAGCTTTTTATGTTTGCCGCAGATGAGTTAAGTGCATAACAAAGTGCTGAGCGATGCTTTTGTCTTTCCATTGCAGGCTATCCTTCTACTCCGGCCACTCCTCTTTCTCCATGTACTGCATGCTGTTCCTGGCTGTAAGTACCTGAAGCAGTTAGATATCGATCAGCATCATATTAATCAGTATTTACTGGAGCGTTGTGTTCAGGGACAGGTTGCAGAACAGGACATTCTAGTTTATCtagtttttttaaagttgattttttttaactgtaaataGATCAGTTGTTGTCGTCGTAATTGGCATTGAAGTTTTTTTTACTCCATCATCCTTGATTACCCTCCGTTGTTTGTTCAGAGCCAAATTTACTGTCCTGTCTTGATAAACTTTATAGGCTGCTGATTCATTCAACACCAGCAGATATAAATAGACTCGGGGACAAAGTCCTGGCACCAACACAaagctccctctccctctgtatCGAGGGAAAATTaaaggagcagcagctgacattttaaacatgaacCTCCAAACAAACCCTGGAGtgcttttctctccctcctacTGACAATtaaacaagagaagaaaaatggatCAGGATGAAGCGATTTAGCTTGTTTGTCAGACATGCCCTGAATTTAATAGAAACAAAAGGTCTTGTTTATGACGCAATGGAAAATGATGTTCAGCAGATTCTTTTATGATGGCTCGTCCTGCTCCGGAGATGTTGTGATATTTATCAGTTCGTGTTTTGCTGATTACTTTTATCAGTGATGATAATTTAAAGGTCAGTTTTGCAAAGTGAAATGCAGCTCAGAACTttaaagacagaggaggaaataaataTTGGAGCAGAAGCATAAAAAAAGAGGATGTTCATTTAATTCAGGAACAGTTTCCTTCCTGATAGATTAGTATCTGGTGTGGAAGTGGAAATGGAAACGCACTGAGTCATCTGCGAATCACTGCAGCTCATTTTCCTGCCACTCCTGCAGGAATGCCGCCTGCCACAAGACTGCGAGAGCTACAACAACACTCCCAGTCCTTGTTTCCCAGtgacacttttatttattgtgagAAACTATAAACAGCTGCTCCATATTTTCATATCAAGCcccgtctctctttctcagcTCTATCTGCAGGCTCGGCTCCAGGCTGAATGGGCGAGGCTGCTGAGACCCACAATCCAGTTTTTCCTGATCGCTGCCTCAGTGTACACAGGACTTTCAAGGGTGTCAGATTATAAACATCACTGGAGCGATGTGCTGACGGGGCTCCTGCAGGGTGCCCTCATGGCTCTCCTTGTGGTACGTTATGTGTCCTAATGTTAAACTATTgttgttgaactattcctttaatgttgTTACCAATTCATAGCTttgaattatgtttttctttaagcAGAGCACACCTCTAAATAATTCCCATCTGTGCTCCCATCTAAATCCTCTCCGTGTATCCTCCAGGTCTTCTTCGTGTCTGACTTTTTCAAGCCACGCGTCGATCCCCGTAAAGAAGCGGACATCCCACACACAACCCTGCAGGACACCCCGACGAATGGAAACCACTTTGAGAGTCCAAACTAAGCTAATCGAGAGGTGGACGATGAACTCTGCTCTGTCCAGACGCACACCAGAACTCCCAGCTCTCTAGCCTTTCATCTCACGCAAATTCTCATCCAAAACCCTGCATGGATTTACAGTGATTCTTACTTCAAGGAAGCTACTGGAGGACCGTGCATCCCAGAAGAAGCTTTTGGAAGCTAAACCTCAGGCCTGTCCAGATGTTAAGACTTTATAATTTTAGCCGATTCGCTGTTTTTAGTCCACTGATTCTCAATCTTTAAGGAAACCTGTCCAAGCCTCGTAGACACACTTCAGAGACTGCTGTAGATTAGGGGCTAGAGATTCTGTAAGGACAGAAaccaacattttattaatgtatGTATCTACTGAGCTGGTGGGAAGACTTTGCTGCACGCACCCACTAAAGGGTCTGACCACtgctgggagggagagagaggggagggttGGAAACCTGTGAATGTAATCTTGCTTTGTGCTTTTCCTGACCTGGAGTCAGTCCGCTCAAGGGATCCGATTTAGGATCAGTTTTCAGCACCCACAGAGAGGGCTGAGTCTTGTAACTTTGCTGCCTTAAGTCCAGTGTTAATTAAAGGGCTATTCGTTAGAGGAATGTTTGCTTCTCGAGGCTACAAGGTGCTGCACAATAAGACTGATCCTAGACCCGAGGGCAGGGTTtctgaaaatagaaaatcaatttCCTGgataaaatatttctgtttttttaatcttaaatacatttcaggAAGACCACTGATGCCGCGAATCACTATCCCAGAGCATCAGTATTAATGACCTCGAAATGAGATTCAAAGATCAAGTGTCTTTCTgcaataaaatctttttttcttttcttcatgaTCCCTGCATGGTTCCCTGAGAAACgcatgaaaatatcaaaaagtcCTAGAGAAAAGTGAGAAATTCCTAAATTCGTCCCTTTTATCcgtaccaaaagttaatggggtccatCCTCGATCATccagtattttttgtgtaatcctgctcataaataaacctccttggtggaggtaacgACCAGATAACAGAAACCCTGCTGGTGGGTTAAAATTGCTTCATACCCTCAGCTGCTGACTCCAGGTCACTGCCACTGCCGTCTCATTCTCCAGCCGTCTAACCTCTCATAGTCGGAGTAAGCTCGACTTGCATCATGTTTGGTTAGATAGTTGAGGAGTAGACGGTCAGTTTAAAGTCCTGTGTTGCCTTTGCTGGACTGCTACTGCTGCTATCACAGCTCCTGTGTATCTAAGAACTAATGTAAACATCAAGTGAACAGACAACAATGTACTTTTGTATAATCTGTATGTAAAACAAATCACCATACAGACGtttattgaaaaagaaaaaaaatgttacaaatatgtacaaatgtctaaaagaagaaaaaaaaaaggaaaaacaaagccATTTTACTTATTAATATGAACACAGATGAAACATGTATCGTGTCATGAGCCGTCACATAAAATTAAAGCATGACTTGTGTTGTTTACTTTCTCGTCAGATTATGCACCACTTTGCTCGTTGtaagcaaaaataataaaagcatgaatgttCAAAGAAAACTGTTCACATCCTCAGACAAACCTCACTCAAATAATTCTGACCATGGATAAGACGACTGAACAGGACGTGACAAAGTTCAGGTAAATTGttgggatgaaaaaaaaactaatcagAAATATGATCTTTTTCCAAATGAAAGCCAAATTAATTAACAATTTGGGGTTAAATATTGTGCCGTTTATTCTCAGTGacaaatgtgacacaaaaaagtgaaaaaaatggaGGGCCAAGAGATCCAAGAAGGGTTAATCACAACTTATCCACCAATAGAACAACTGCTGGACTTTATAGGTAGAGACTGGCAGCAAATACAATGTCCCTCTTGATCTTCGTTAtgcctgcagagacagaaatcgACAGTAAATCATTTCTACCTTTAACAAATCAGAGGTTTAACTTTAAAACAGTGAGAAATGTTTCAGTTGTGTGTCAAGGGAagaaaaaattaacaaaacacatttttctgtatAAATACTCCAATATCATAACGCATATTCTGAGTTTTGCCAAACACCCAATTAGAAAGCAATATGGGTGTCAGTGTcaacatttccaaaaatatacattttctgaTAACCTTCACCCTGGAAGGAGTTTCCCAAAAGGTCAGTTTTCAGTAACCTAAACGCTGTTAACGTATACAAAAGGCCAGATTGCCAGAGAGTAAAAAAGGTCTATGTCAAAAAGAAGGCCAAGAGTCCAagttaacatttgtttttatccaaAAAATAGTCCAAAACCTAAATACAAGTATCAAAGAAGAAGAGTGGGGAAACCACCAAATGTTCACATTAGAGGCTGGAAGCAGTGAACTTTTGGCTTAACGATCACTAATTAATTTCCTATCGAATTACTAATTATTATTCGCTCTGATGTTTCCTACCTTCAGCGAACTTGTTCTCCAGTTCAGTGTTGCCGATGGCCTTGGCTGCAGAACACATTTGTCTCAGTACTTCCTCCAGACGTCGCATGCAGCGGATGATGCTCcctgcaggagacacacacacacagagtttttaAAGTGTGCGTGACTCACTTCTTAAAACTTGACAAACACTCTACACAAGAATCATGTATTTTGGTTCCAATTGTGAGGAACGGTGTTTACGTAGTACTTTTCCAATGAAGTAATTCCA
This portion of the Pagrus major chromosome 12, Pma_NU_1.0 genome encodes:
- the plpp1a gene encoding phospholipid phosphatase 1 isoform X2 → MFETRGIPFVLLDFACLILAGLPFVILTAQHSPFRRGFFCNDDTIKYPYKEDTISYQLLGGVMIPVTILTMIIGECLLVYLKRIKSKSSFGSYVASVYKAVGTFLFGAAMSQSLTDIAKYSIGRLRPHFLDVCKPDWKFINCSAGDYIEEFTCTGDQTMANEGRLSFYSGHSSFSMYCMLFLALYLQARLQAEWARLLRPTIQFFLIAASVYTGLSRVSDYKHHWSDVLTGLLQGALMALLVVFFVSDFFKPRVDPRKEADIPHTTLQDTPTNGNHFESPN
- the plpp1a gene encoding phospholipid phosphatase 1 isoform X1, translated to MFETRGIPFVLLDFACLILGGLPLAAFNLGKVRPYQRGFFCNDESIKYPFHHSTVTSTVLYTVGFSLPISCMIIGECLLVYLKRIKSKSSFGSYVASVYKAVGTFLFGAAMSQSLTDIAKYSIGRLRPHFLDVCKPDWKFINCSAGDYIEEFTCTGDQTMANEGRLSFYSGHSSFSMYCMLFLALYLQARLQAEWARLLRPTIQFFLIAASVYTGLSRVSDYKHHWSDVLTGLLQGALMALLVVFFVSDFFKPRVDPRKEADIPHTTLQDTPTNGNHFESPN